CAGCGCCGATACGGCCGCCGAGTGGACGTCCGCGCCGACCCAGTCGACATCGATCAAGGGGACGAAGTCGGCAGTGAACGTCCTGACGGCGTCAAGACCGAGTCGCCGCTGCACGAGCGCGTAGGTCTCGACGAGGACGTAACTGGTCGAGACGAACCTCTCCTCGAGAACCAGGCGCGTCCAGATCGCCGCCGCCGTCTCGTGGTTGGCCTCGTCTCGATCCAGCAAGGCGAGCAACGCCGACGTGTCTACGAACACGCTCATCGCCGGCCTGCGGCGGAGGCGTCCGATGTGCCGAACGCCTCATCGAGATGGCCATCGTGAGCGGAACCAAGGTCGGGCACGCCAGAGCGGAACCGCCCTAGCGCCGCAACGCTCCGACGCGCCACCCCCTCGCGACGCCCCTCGCCATGCTGCCGCAACCAGCCATCGACCGCGTCACGCACGAGTTCAGCCATCGAGCGGCCCTCGGCCGCAGCCGTTCGACGAAGCGCCTCGGCTTGTTCCGGCGACAGAAGAATCTGAGTGCGAATCATAGGAGAAGTCCACGACAACTACTACATCATAACACATCATGATGATGTAATGTTGCTCTCGTGAGTAAGGCACACCTTGGGGTCAGGTCGTGGAAAAACTGCTCTTTCAAGACCTGACCCCAACCTTCAGCGCGAGGAGGGCAAACAGCGCCACGAGGCCCACCACGGCACGATACTCACGATTGGTCCGGAGCACGCGCTTCCAGCTGAAGCGGCGGCCGTTGGTCAGGCGTCCGGCCCGGTACGCCTCGTAGTCGCCGCCGAAGCGCGACGCGAGAAACGCCTCCTCCGACCTGATCGCGATTGCGAACGTCGTCACCAGGTAAGCCGCGATGAGCACCGCGAGGCCGACCTGCGCGGCAGCCACGGCGAGCCCGGCCCCCATGACCGCCGACCCGACGTAGAGCGGATGGCGCGTGAACCGGTACGGCCCGGACGAGGTGACCTCTCGACTCTTCTCGAGATGGCCCGCCGCCCAGACGCGGACGGCCTGGCCGACGAGCGCGATGCCGCCGCCAGTCACGAGCGACCGCCACGTCGGCCGCGCGAACCACAGCACCACGACGGCCGACACGAAGCCGAGCGGCACCCGCCACCGGGCGAGCCGCTTCAACACGTCGCCGCGACCGCCGCCCTCGATCATCGCCGCCTGCCCGCCGCGCGAGACGTACTCCGCGCCTCGACGACGCCCGCCACGCGCGCGCGACACTCGGGCCGCCGGCCCCTTCGCCACTCCGACTCGCGACGGATACGGTCGCTCATCGCCGCCCGCCCGCCGCGAGCCGCGCGGTCGCGGCCGCCGCCACCTCGTCGACCGACACGCCGTCGAGACACCAGTCGCGCACGCGACACCGCCGCTGATGGTGGCACGCGCACAGCTCGAACCGCGACAGGCAGATGTCGTCGGGATGCCAGGGGCCGTTGCGCGCCGGGCTCGTCGGCCCGTAGATGCCGACAATCGGCGTCGCCATCGCGGCCGCGAGGTGGAGCGGGCCCGTGTCGCCGGCCACGAAGAGCTCCGCGCGGCGCGCGATGTGCAACAGGTCGACGAGCGTCGTC
This genomic window from Acidobacteriota bacterium contains:
- a CDS encoding PIN domain-containing protein — encoded protein: MSVFVDTSALLALLDRDEANHETAAAIWTRLVLEERFVSTSYVLVETYALVQRRLGLDAVRTFTADFVPLIDVDWVGADVHSAAVSALLVTGRRDLSPVDCVSFESMRRRDVRRVFAFDDDF
- a CDS encoding isoprenylcysteine carboxylmethyltransferase family protein, whose protein sequence is MSRARGGRRRGAEYVSRGGQAAMIEGGGRGDVLKRLARWRVPLGFVSAVVVLWFARPTWRSLVTGGGIALVGQAVRVWAAGHLEKSREVTSSGPYRFTRHPLYVGSAVMGAGLAVAAAQVGLAVLIAAYLVTTFAIAIRSEEAFLASRFGGDYEAYRAGRLTNGRRFSWKRVLRTNREYRAVVGLVALFALLALKVGVRS
- a CDS encoding ribbon-helix-helix protein, CopG family, which translates into the protein MIRTQILLSPEQAEALRRTAAAEGRSMAELVRDAVDGWLRQHGEGRREGVARRSVAALGRFRSGVPDLGSAHDGHLDEAFGTSDASAAGRR